A part of Corynebacterium lactis RW2-5 genomic DNA contains:
- the rsmG gene encoding 16S rRNA (guanine(527)-N(7))-methyltransferase RsmG: MGASPEPAELVERVFGANADKAREYHRWLAQEATVRGLIGPRETPKLWDRHIINSAVVGEAIGKDLVVADIGSGAGLPGIPLALARPDLTVYLVEPLLRRTTFLSEVVEDLSLSNVIVVRGRAEDKEVLEKVGGVDVVTSRAVAPLGKLARWSLPLVHSGGVMVALKGSSAGEEIERDSKIIQKAKGLNPRVVEVGSSILDTPTYVVIIKKK; the protein is encoded by the coding sequence CTGGGAGCCTCTCCGGAACCTGCGGAGTTGGTTGAGCGAGTATTTGGTGCGAATGCCGACAAAGCGCGTGAATATCATCGGTGGCTCGCGCAAGAGGCCACCGTACGTGGCCTTATTGGCCCACGGGAAACTCCGAAGCTGTGGGACCGTCATATCATCAATTCCGCGGTCGTTGGCGAAGCCATAGGCAAGGATTTGGTTGTCGCCGATATTGGTTCTGGCGCCGGCCTTCCCGGCATTCCGTTGGCGCTAGCCCGCCCTGACCTCACTGTGTATCTGGTCGAACCGCTCTTGCGGCGCACCACTTTCCTGTCGGAGGTCGTCGAAGACTTGTCGTTGTCTAACGTAATCGTGGTTAGAGGACGTGCTGAGGATAAGGAAGTACTCGAAAAGGTTGGCGGTGTAGACGTTGTCACTTCTCGGGCAGTGGCTCCGTTGGGCAAGCTGGCACGTTGGTCACTTCCTCTTGTTCACTCTGGCGGTGTGATGGTCGCACTGAAAGGCAGTTCTGCAGGCGAAGAGATTGAACGCGATTCCAAGATAATCCAGAAAGCCAAGGGTCTTAACCCCCGTGTCGTGGAAGTTGGAAGTTCTATCCTAGATACGCCAACCTATGTGGTAATTATCAAGAAGAAGTAG